Proteins from a genomic interval of Planifilum fimeticola:
- the gcvH gene encoding glycine cleavage system protein GcvH: MNLPNELKYSEEHEWLKVEEGGRARIGITDFAQSELGDIVFVELPEVGDEVTAGEPFGSVESVKTVSELYAPVSGKVVEVNDALGDSPENVNTSPYGDGWMIVVEMSDPSQVDQLLTAEQYKETISED; this comes from the coding sequence ATGAATCTGCCCAACGAGCTCAAGTACAGTGAAGAGCACGAATGGCTGAAGGTCGAAGAGGGAGGGCGTGCGCGGATCGGCATCACCGATTTCGCCCAGTCCGAATTGGGGGACATCGTGTTTGTGGAACTCCCGGAAGTAGGGGACGAAGTGACGGCGGGCGAGCCCTTCGGCAGCGTCGAGTCGGTGAAGACCGTATCCGAACTGTACGCCCCCGTCAGCGGAAAAGTGGTGGAAGTGAACGACGCCTTGGGTGACTCTCCGGAAAATGTCAACACCTCTCCGTACGGAGACGGGTGGATGATCGTCGTGGAAATGTCCGATCCCTCCCAGGTGGATCAGCTGCTGACGGCGGAGCAATACAAGGAAACAATTTCCGAAGATTAA
- a CDS encoding DUF2553 family protein, producing the protein MDGNTYRINITRKVVGRLKDGDIVLYYHKKPIGRIALSKECGIELAEGYEMDNHHIYVLGRYDDHMDHYTQSCDMGWC; encoded by the coding sequence ATGGACGGGAATACTTACCGGATCAATATCACGCGAAAAGTGGTCGGAAGGTTGAAGGACGGGGACATCGTCCTTTATTACCATAAAAAGCCGATCGGGCGCATCGCCCTGTCCAAGGAATGCGGCATCGAGTTGGCCGAAGGCTACGAAATGGACAATCATCACATCTACGTGCTGGGCCGCTACGACGACCATATGGACCATTACACCCAAAGCTGCGATATGGGCTGGTGTTGA